The SAR202 cluster bacterium DNA window ACCATCTGGATATTGACCATATTGCTCAGGCTTATGCCTCATAAATGCTAAGACGAGAAAACCAACAAATAAATTTACAACAGCTATTATGTCTAAAATATTACTCCAACCATAAATTTGTATGCCCCAAACTAGTAATGGAATTAAAAAACCGCCCAATCCTGTTCCTAGGAAGCCAATGGTGAGAGCAGTGCTTCTATATTTAATAAACCAATTACCTATGACTGTAGTGGTGGTTATTACTGAGCCTATTGAAACTCCCAAAGCTATTGTGCCAAATGCAAAATAAAAATGAATAATTGAGCCATCAGTTCGTGCTAGCCAAAAAAAACCAATGGTTGTCAGAATTGTTCCGAAAAAAATAGGTAATCTAGCACCAAATTTATCTATCAATGGTCCTACAAATGGACCTACAATTCCAGATTCAGTTCGTTGTAATGATATGGCCCCAGCCATAGCAGCTCTGGACCATCCATATTGATCTGCAATTGGGTCAATAAATGCGGACATACCAAAAAAAATTGTTCCTGAAACCCATACTAATTGAAAAAAACCTGTGAATGCAATCCACCAACCAAAAAATCTGAGGTTGATGTATTGGGGGAATAAAAACATTATTGATTAAGGAAGTTTCTTACTATTTCTTGAAACCCAGCAGGTCGATCCCCAGGGACTTGATGACCAGCGCCTTCTACATATTCCCATTTAAAATCTTTAATCTTGGAACCCATTTTATTTGCAGTCTCTGGTGATATTAAATTACTCTCACTTCCTAAAACTAATAGCGTAGGGGTTGCAATTTTATCCACATGTTGCCACAAAATTTCAGAGCCCCATCCATTGGTGTCCGCAGTGCGTAATGCTTGGTCCCATTTCCAACTCCACTTACCGTCTGGATAAAGTCGTAATTGATGAGATAAACTACCTTTTAGTTGCTCTCTTGTCCTACGAGGGTTTATAGCTAATGCGGCATCTATAAATTCATCAAATGTGTCTGCTCTTTCAGGAAGTCTTCTCCACCCTCTTATTGTATCGAGCTCATCACGTTCAGTTTCTGGTGCCATGTCGACCAAAACTAATTTTGAAACTAAATTAGGGTTTCTTGAAGCAAAAACCATAGAATTTCTTGCTCCCATTGAATGGCCAATTAAAATTATATCCTTTAATTGTAATTTACTTACAAAATTTTCAATATCTGGGATGTTGGTGTTTAAGGAATAATCGCCATCCTCATGCCAGTCACTATCTCCATGTCCTCTTTGGTTAAGAGCTATTACATGGTAATTGGCATGAAATGCAAGTGATGTAAAATCCCATGTGTGGGCAGAATTTGTTCTTCCGTGTAACAACAGCATAGTTTGTTTATCTTTATTTCCCCAATCAAGATAAGATAATTTGATGCCATTAATTTCAACAATTTCTTCTGTGGGAGTAGCATCTTCTTCGAATATAACACCCATTTTTCGAGCTGCTTCATGTAATGTTAGTGGCTTTTCTGTCATATTTTCTCCTTTAGTATGAGATATAATATATTAATAAATCTATGGAATAACAAGCATAGAAAATAAACCTAATAAA harbors:
- a CDS encoding alpha/beta hydrolase, translating into MTEKPLTLHEAARKMGVIFEEDATPTEEIVEINGIKLSYLDWGNKDKQTMLLLHGRTNSAHTWDFTSLAFHANYHVIALNQRGHGDSDWHEDGDYSLNTNIPDIENFVSKLQLKDIILIGHSMGARNSMVFASRNPNLVSKLVLVDMAPETERDELDTIRGWRRLPERADTFDEFIDAALAINPRRTREQLKGSLSHQLRLYPDGKWSWKWDQALRTADTNGWGSEILWQHVDKIATPTLLVLGSESNLISPETANKMGSKIKDFKWEYVEGAGHQVPGDRPAGFQEIVRNFLNQ